The region ACGAACGCTACTTCGGTGCCCCCCGGCCGTGGCTGGATCGAGTGGTATTCGAGATCGTGCCGGAGGCGTCGCTCCGCTCCGAGCGCCTCCGCGCCGGCAGCATCGACATGACCGGTCTCGAGCCGCGCCAGGCGGCGGAACTGCAGCGCGCTGCGACGCAAGGGGAAACCGGGGTGCGCGTCCTCGCTGTGCGCGGCCGCTCCTACGATTTCATCGGCTACAACCCGGCGGATCCCCTGTTCCAGAGCCGCGCCGTGCGCGAGGCTCTCACCCGCGCTATCGATCGCCGGCAGATCATCGAGGCTCTCTGCTTCGGTTACGCCGAGATCTTCGAAGGTCCCTTCCCGCCCATGCTCTGGGCTTATGATCCGGCGCTCCCGGCCACGCCTTACGACCCGGAAGGCGCCCGGCGTCTCCTCGCCGCCGAAGGTTGGAAGGACGCCGACGGCGACGGCTGGCTCGAGCGCGATGGCCGCAAGTTCGAATTCACCTTGACCACGAACAGCGACAACGCGCTCCGCATGCAGGCGGCGGTGCCGGTGCAGGCCTACTGGAAGGCCATCGGTGTGCAGGCGCGGGTCGAGGGACTGGAAATGCAGACGGCGCTCAAGAAACGCGCCGACCGCCAGTACCAGGCCTATTTCGGCGGTTGGAACGCCGGCCTGTCGCCGAGCGGCACGGTGGAGAACTTGTGGAGCTGCGGCAGCCGCGGCAGCAAGGGCAACTTCACCGATTACTGCAACCACGAAGTCGACAGCCTCAATGCCTTGGTGGCGACGGCGCCGGCGCCCGAGGTGGTGGCGCCGCTCACCCATCGCATCCAGGCGCTCATCGTCGCCGATCATCCCTACACCTGGATGTACTACGAGCACAACCTGGTGGGGGTCGGGCCGCGCCTGCAGGGCTTCGCCATCGATCCCCGCGGTGCCTTCGTCAACATGGAAGACTGGTACGTCCCGGCGGCAAGTCCTTGAGCCACCCGATCGGCGGTCGCCCGGCGCGAGTGGTCTGGCGACGGGGCGGCGCGGTTCGAGGCGCGCCTCGGGATCGTCGGGTCACCGGTACAGCGCCTTGAGGTTCGTCCAGGTCGTCGGAGCAAATGAGCTGGGGTGCGAAAAGAAGCGGGTCGCCGCTCGCAGGGCGACGTTCATCTCACCGCACCTGGTCGGTTAGGAGAAACCGATGCGACTCGTGGTGCGCCGCGGTTCGTGACGGTTGTCAGTGCGGCTGTGACGCGCCAGCGAGCACCGCGCTGCCCCGCGGCGATGCCAGCTCCCAGGCGGCGGCGAAGAGGAGGCGCGCCACCCGCGTCACCTTCATCGCGTCCACACCCTCCCAGTCGTCTTCCGGCTGGCCGTACAGGTTCGGATCGACGCCGTCGTTGAAGAGCAGGCTGGGGATGCCCGCACGTTGCAACAATTCTCCCGTGGCGGCATGAGGCCAGGAGGCGGCGAAGCGCTCCGGTAGGCGCGAGCGCGGCCGCGGTTCGAGGAGCAGCGCCGGGGCGAGCAAGGTGGCGCGGCGATTGTGGCGTTCGAGCAAGCGCAGGAGATCGGCGTACTCGTCGGCACCCTGCACCGCCAGGTAATCCGGGTCGTTGCCCCCCACCGCATCCAGCACGAAGCAGGCTCGCACCTGCACGTGCCCGAGGAGGAGCGGCAGATCCTGCAGCAAGGCTTCCAATCCTTGGCCGCCCTGCATCTCGGCGGAGACGAAGGCGAGGAGCACGCTGCGATTCAAGGTGTCGTGCACCTGGGCGAAGGCACGGGCGACTTCGAGCAGCGCGGCGACGCCGCTGGCGTTGTCGTCCCCGCCGTTCAGGATCTCACCGGCGCTGTTGACGCCGCTGTGGTCGTAGTGCGCCACGAGGAGGATGCACTCCTCGCCGACACCGGCGCCGCCGAAACCGACGAGCAGGTTCTGCCCCAGGGACACCTCGGCACGGAACTGCACCTGCACCCGGGTCTCCGCGCCCTCGGGCGGCAGCGGCAAGGCGCCCGGTCGGACCACGAGGGCGGGGATGGTGCGTTCCGGGGCCACCCGCCAGGCTGCCGCTTGCAACGCCGCGCCCAAGCGGCTCGCGGTGAGGTTGAGACGGATGCCCCGAGGAGAGCGGACGCCAGAAGCCATCTCCGGCGGCA is a window of Candidatus Krumholzibacteriia bacterium DNA encoding:
- a CDS encoding ABC transporter substrate-binding protein, giving the protein MAIRMGLWRCHRPRRHRCLLLVLLFGACQRGESPAPGGAGAPVRGGTVVVALAQEPESLLPYTTHSSVAADVQSFLYCMLATTNADFGTFSPSIARSWEWSADHHELLMHLRDDVVWSDGVPLTAADVAFTHEVARDSVVGWPTRAWKRHVTACEVVDPHTVRFRFDAVFYDQFRFAKEGWLLPQHLLGQVPRAELGRHPFARQPVGCGPFVLESWEPGQRIILARNERYFGAPRPWLDRVVFEIVPEASLRSERLRAGSIDMTGLEPRQAAELQRAATQGETGVRVLAVRGRSYDFIGYNPADPLFQSRAVREALTRAIDRRQIIEALCFGYAEIFEGPFPPMLWAYDPALPATPYDPEGARRLLAAEGWKDADGDGWLERDGRKFEFTLTTNSDNALRMQAAVPVQAYWKAIGVQARVEGLEMQTALKKRADRQYQAYFGGWNAGLSPSGTVENLWSCGSRGSKGNFTDYCNHEVDSLNALVATAPAPEVVAPLTHRIQALIVADHPYTWMYYEHNLVGVGPRLQGFAIDPRGAFVNMEDWYVPAASP
- a CDS encoding M28 family peptidase encodes the protein MSEGARAIQRQNIMAYGRYLSADARAGRQHASPEADSVVSYLLDRLEEMGISGAVRAQALRGPQAVSFVHAFSVFLHRIGPATRLAVFDGQASHEVWPGPDFRPLLFSNEADVLARSLHLETRAEDLAGPVAAAVRGRVVFVPPAALARHAGEPADAAYYRASQRLSQCGAAAAVFTDAPDWERLPVASYPSELPPEMASGVRSPRGIRLNLTASRLGAALQAAAWRVAPERTIPALVVRPGALPLPPEGAETRVQVQFRAEVSLGQNLLVGFGGAGVGEECILLVAHYDHSGVNSAGEILNGGDDNASGVAALLEVARAFAQVHDTLNRSVLLAFVSAEMQGGQGLEALLQDLPLLLGHVQVRACFVLDAVGGNDPDYLAVQGADEYADLLRLLERHNRRATLLAPALLLEPRPRSRLPERFAASWPHAATGELLQRAGIPSLLFNDGVDPNLYGQPEDDWEGVDAMKVTRVARLLFAAAWELASPRGSAVLAGASQPH